A window of the Pseudomonas gozinkensis genome harbors these coding sequences:
- a CDS encoding TonB-dependent receptor — protein sequence MSAVFPSRLRPLLQLSLMLSLSASPLLMSESRADDARRSYQVPAGSLSAALTRFAGLAGVNLSVDPALVSGRSSAGLAGDFGVEEGFARLLSGSGLQLQPVGEQAYILVPAPEGGSLQLAPTSILGANDESGGDVFAGGQVARRGSQGLLGSRDFMETPFSITTYTSEAVKNQQARTLGDLIASDPSVRATNPAGGRYEQFTIRGFSLFNSDVAYNGLYGVLPTYTIDMEMADRVDILKGPSQLINGISPRGSVGGGINVVPKRATDKPITSMTANYASNNQVGGAVDVGRRFGEDNQFGLRFNGVKQSGDTEWDHQSVDRDMAVLGLDFRGERLRLSTDIGRTERDTDAPQERVQVGANARVPSASEVRHNYAQPWSKARTKDTFGTVNAEFDVNDSTMLYGGVGARKSNHDFLRHAVSVTNNAGDFSVQPRDFTRDENVRTATAGVRNWFHTGPVSHEINLAASYFYMDFENGGARYAAAPSNLYNPVETRTPVRPTRQDAEVYTENRFSGVALADTLGFFDDRLLLTLGARWQRVKVDDWSDNVKGDTAYDEEKVSPSGGLLFKATDRLSLYANYMEGLSQGKIAPSTSVNEDEIFPPFISRQVEVGAKYDAGSFGLTAAVFRIKQPAYETNAVTRVFGPNGKRQNDGVELSVFGEPLKGFRLLGGVMYIDSELTHTTNGTFDGNRAPATPKYNVNLGAEWDVPNVQGLTLTGRGIYSGSQYLDQSNDKEIDAWERFDVGARYAFKVDEKTITLRANVENVADKRYWSSAGASDDSEPGLTLATPRTYLLSATVDF from the coding sequence ATGTCCGCAGTCTTCCCGAGCCGTTTGCGTCCGTTGTTGCAGTTGAGTCTGATGCTGAGCCTGAGTGCCAGCCCGTTGTTGATGTCAGAGAGTCGTGCCGACGACGCCCGCCGCAGTTATCAAGTGCCGGCGGGCAGCCTGAGCGCTGCGCTGACTCGCTTCGCGGGACTTGCCGGCGTCAACCTGTCGGTGGACCCGGCGCTGGTCAGCGGGCGCAGCAGCGCGGGGCTGGCCGGTGATTTCGGGGTGGAGGAGGGGTTCGCCCGACTGCTGTCCGGCTCCGGCCTGCAACTGCAACCGGTGGGCGAGCAAGCCTACATTCTGGTGCCAGCGCCCGAGGGCGGCAGCCTGCAACTGGCGCCGACCTCGATTCTTGGGGCCAATGATGAAAGTGGAGGGGATGTATTCGCCGGCGGCCAGGTGGCCCGACGGGGTTCACAAGGTTTGCTGGGCTCGCGGGATTTCATGGAAACGCCGTTCAGCATAACCACCTACACCAGTGAGGCGGTCAAGAATCAGCAGGCGCGAACGCTGGGCGATCTGATCGCCAGCGATCCCTCCGTCCGCGCGACCAACCCGGCGGGCGGCCGCTACGAGCAATTCACCATTCGCGGTTTCAGCCTGTTCAACAGCGATGTCGCTTACAACGGCCTCTACGGCGTGCTGCCGACTTACACGATCGACATGGAAATGGCCGATCGCGTCGACATCCTCAAAGGCCCGAGCCAGCTCATCAACGGTATCTCTCCGCGCGGCAGCGTCGGTGGCGGCATCAACGTCGTGCCAAAACGCGCGACCGACAAACCGATCACTTCAATGACCGCCAACTACGCATCGAACAATCAGGTCGGCGGCGCGGTGGATGTCGGCCGGCGTTTTGGCGAAGACAACCAGTTCGGCCTGCGCTTCAACGGCGTGAAACAGTCCGGCGATACCGAATGGGATCATCAAAGTGTCGATCGTGACATGGCGGTGCTGGGCCTGGATTTTCGCGGTGAGCGCCTGCGCCTCTCGACCGATATCGGCCGCACCGAACGCGATACCGATGCGCCGCAGGAGCGTGTCCAGGTGGGCGCCAATGCGCGGGTCCCGAGCGCCAGTGAGGTGCGCCATAACTACGCGCAGCCCTGGAGCAAGGCGCGTACCAAGGACACGTTCGGCACGGTCAACGCCGAGTTCGATGTCAACGATTCGACGATGCTGTATGGCGGCGTCGGCGCGCGCAAAAGCAATCACGATTTTCTTCGGCACGCGGTTTCGGTGACTAACAACGCCGGGGATTTCAGCGTCCAGCCCCGGGATTTCACCCGCGACGAAAACGTCCGCACGGCAACCGCCGGTGTGCGCAACTGGTTTCACACCGGGCCCGTGAGTCACGAGATCAATCTGGCCGCCAGCTATTTCTATATGGATTTCGAGAACGGTGGCGCGCGTTACGCGGCAGCCCCCAGCAATCTCTACAACCCGGTGGAAACCCGAACCCCCGTGCGCCCTACACGACAGGATGCCGAGGTCTACACCGAAAACCGTTTCAGTGGCGTGGCGCTGGCCGACACCTTGGGTTTCTTCGATGATCGTCTACTGCTGACCCTCGGTGCCCGCTGGCAACGGGTGAAGGTCGATGACTGGTCCGACAACGTCAAGGGCGACACCGCCTACGATGAGGAAAAGGTTTCGCCGTCGGGTGGCCTGCTGTTCAAGGCCACCGACAGGTTGTCGCTGTACGCCAATTACATGGAAGGCTTGAGTCAGGGCAAGATCGCGCCATCGACGTCCGTGAACGAGGACGAAATCTTCCCGCCGTTCATCAGTCGCCAGGTCGAGGTGGGTGCCAAGTACGACGCCGGCTCGTTCGGCCTGACCGCTGCCGTGTTCCGGATCAAACAGCCGGCGTACGAAACCAACGCCGTTACCCGGGTGTTCGGCCCCAACGGCAAACGCCAGAACGACGGTGTGGAACTGTCTGTGTTCGGCGAGCCGCTAAAAGGCTTCCGTTTGCTGGGTGGCGTCATGTACATCGACAGCGAACTGACCCACACCACCAACGGCACGTTCGACGGCAATCGTGCACCGGCGACGCCCAAATACAACGTCAACCTGGGCGCCGAATGGGACGTGCCGAACGTGCAGGGGCTGACCTTGACCGGGCGGGGGATCTACTCCGGCTCGCAGTATCTGGATCAGTCCAACGACAAGGAAATAGACGCCTGGGAACGCTTTGATGTGGGCGCACGCTACGCATTCAAAGTCGACGAAAAGACCATCACGCTGCGGGCCAATGTGGAGAACGTGGCGGACAAGCGTTACTGGAGCTCCGCCGGGGCTTCGGATGACAGCGAACCGGGTTTGACGCTGGCGACGCCAAGAACTTATCTGCTGTCGGCTACGGTGGATTTCTGA
- a CDS encoding FecR domain-containing protein yields the protein MRTAPSSEAREVARAAAHWLALLESGEATDADHARLQTWRSSHGSHENAWQKAQLLRQRFCELPPALAMATLDRPDPARRAALKRMLGVAALVPAAWLVSRQLPLDVWRADLHTGTGERKKMPLADGSSLQLNTDSAVNVDLAARQLTLVRGEMALKVSGSAPLTIRAPFGRITVSGSEVCVRLDERACQVSVVSGAVHLQPLQGPELTLRAGQRISLQASGAGPIGAFDAMLPDWRSGVLMAQNQPLGDFLRELGRYRSGMLRWDPALENLRVTGSFRLDNTDRVLALLAASLPLEVHSRTRYWVTLVPRKNIG from the coding sequence ATGCGCACGGCCCCGTCGAGCGAGGCCCGCGAGGTCGCACGGGCCGCCGCACATTGGTTGGCGTTGCTTGAATCCGGAGAAGCGACGGACGCCGATCACGCCCGATTGCAAACGTGGCGCAGCAGTCACGGCAGCCATGAAAATGCCTGGCAAAAAGCCCAACTGTTGCGTCAACGTTTTTGCGAACTGCCCCCGGCGCTGGCGATGGCCACCCTGGACCGACCGGACCCCGCGCGGCGTGCAGCGCTCAAACGCATGCTCGGTGTCGCCGCACTGGTGCCGGCGGCCTGGCTGGTCAGTCGCCAGCTGCCGCTGGATGTCTGGCGCGCCGATTTGCACACCGGGACTGGCGAACGAAAAAAGATGCCGCTGGCCGATGGCAGCTCGTTGCAGCTCAATACCGACAGTGCGGTGAACGTCGATCTCGCGGCCCGTCAGTTGACCCTGGTGCGCGGTGAAATGGCGCTCAAGGTGTCGGGCAGCGCGCCTTTGACGATCCGGGCACCGTTCGGTCGCATCACGGTCAGCGGCAGTGAAGTCTGCGTGCGGCTCGACGAGCGCGCTTGTCAGGTATCGGTGGTCAGCGGGGCCGTGCATCTGCAACCCCTGCAGGGCCCGGAACTGACCTTGCGCGCCGGACAACGGATCAGCCTGCAAGCCAGTGGTGCTGGCCCGATTGGCGCCTTCGACGCCATGCTTCCGGACTGGCGCAGCGGTGTGCTGATGGCGCAAAACCAGCCACTGGGGGATTTTTTGCGTGAACTGGGTCGCTATCGATCCGGAATGCTGCGCTGGGATCCGGCGCTGGAAAACCTGCGTGTCACTGGCAGTTTCCGTCTCGACAACACCGACCGCGTGCTGGCCCTGCTGGCCGCGAGTCTGCCGCTGGAGGTGCATTCGCGGACGCGTTACTGGGTCACGCTGGTGCCGCGGAAAAATATCGGTTGA
- a CDS encoding helix-turn-helix domain-containing protein, with translation MTTCNPLQVQAFNTADVTEQIRATPGWVQHYQQMSPGHFAGQIRYLDLQGVEVYEEQMNTRVEQNFSAPEGSLAFCFDRSDNALYLLNEESRNIWITPENYQEIAVVFGPDFVRRNGLDVARLEGLFMAPLNGAQNGLFSRWLSSTLTKLSQPLDQPGKEALTQQLLEDCLFILDNASVCLDGGGLQRRAEERITLKRVGEWAADSPEETLNLLELSRVAGVSLRQLQQTFKAYTGMSPSHWLRLRRLNSARRELLKRSPADTTVAEVAMNWSFWHLGRFSSSYRAMFKELPSETLKRSSSS, from the coding sequence ATGACGACGTGCAATCCGCTTCAGGTTCAAGCGTTCAACACCGCCGATGTCACCGAACAGATCCGCGCCACGCCGGGTTGGGTTCAGCATTACCAGCAGATGTCGCCGGGGCATTTCGCCGGGCAGATCCGCTATCTGGATTTGCAGGGTGTCGAGGTTTACGAAGAACAGATGAACACCCGGGTCGAGCAGAATTTCAGCGCGCCTGAAGGCTCGCTGGCGTTCTGTTTCGATCGCAGCGACAACGCGCTCTACCTGCTCAATGAAGAGAGTCGCAACATCTGGATCACCCCGGAGAATTACCAGGAAATCGCCGTGGTGTTCGGCCCGGACTTCGTGCGCCGCAACGGACTGGACGTGGCCAGGCTGGAAGGTCTGTTCATGGCGCCGCTCAATGGCGCGCAGAACGGATTGTTCAGCCGCTGGTTAAGCTCGACCCTCACGAAGTTGTCGCAACCCCTTGATCAGCCGGGCAAAGAAGCACTGACCCAACAGTTGCTGGAGGACTGCCTGTTCATCCTCGACAACGCGAGCGTGTGCCTGGATGGCGGCGGTTTGCAGCGTCGCGCCGAAGAGCGGATCACCCTCAAACGCGTAGGGGAGTGGGCGGCGGATTCGCCGGAAGAAACCCTCAATCTGCTGGAATTGTCGCGGGTCGCCGGGGTTTCCCTGCGTCAGTTGCAGCAGACCTTTAAGGCCTATACGGGGATGTCGCCGAGCCATTGGCTGCGTTTGCGCAGGCTCAATAGCGCGCGGCGGGAATTGCTCAAGCGCTCGCCGGCAGATACGACGGTGGCGGAGGTCGCGATGAACTGGTCGTTCTGGCATTTGGGCCGTTTTTCAAGCAGTTACCGGGCGATGTTCAAGGAGTTGCCGAGCGAGACCTTGAAGCGCTCGTCGTCTTCGTGA
- a CDS encoding sigma-70 family RNA polymerase sigma factor, translated as MIEAAKPPEHSLHDLYRDHRGWLENWLRRRMGNAWDAADLSQDTFLRVLGNSQALVDMREPRAYLLTVGKRLLSNFYTRRSLEQAYLNALAQLPEDCVPSPEQRWILLETLQALDELLDGLPRPVRRAFLWSQLEGLGYREIAERLQVSERTIKRYMAQAYEHCLLVDL; from the coding sequence ATGATTGAAGCGGCGAAGCCACCGGAACACAGCCTGCATGACCTGTATCGCGACCATCGAGGCTGGCTGGAAAACTGGCTGCGCCGCCGCATGGGCAATGCGTGGGATGCCGCTGATCTGAGTCAGGATACGTTCCTGCGGGTGCTCGGCAATTCGCAAGCGCTCGTCGACATGCGTGAGCCCCGTGCCTATTTGCTGACAGTCGGCAAGCGCCTGCTGAGCAACTTCTACACCCGGCGCAGCCTGGAACAGGCGTATCTGAATGCCTTGGCGCAGCTTCCAGAAGACTGTGTGCCGTCACCGGAGCAGCGCTGGATTCTGCTGGAAACCCTGCAAGCCCTCGATGAATTGCTCGATGGGCTGCCACGTCCCGTGCGCCGTGCATTTCTGTGGAGTCAGCTCGAAGGCCTGGGCTACCGCGAAATCGCCGAACGCCTGCAAGTCTCCGAACGCACGATCAAGCGCTACATGGCGCAGGCTTACGAACATTGCCTGCTGGTGGACCTGTAA